A region from the Pseudomonas cucumis genome encodes:
- the uca gene encoding urea carboxylase translates to MFEKVLIANRGAIACRILRTLAELQVKGVAVYSEADAASLHILQAFESHSLGEGAAAGTYLAVDKILAIAKATGATAIHPGYGFLSENAAFAQACEAADIAFIGPTPEQLRVFGLKHTARALAKQHGVPMLEGTELLDSLDAALIAGEQVGYPVMLKSTAGGGGIGMRVCRSAGELSESFEAVKRLGQNNFSDAGVFIEKYIQRARHLEVQVFGDGQGEVLALGVRDCSVQRRNQKVLEETPAPNLPEGMAEELCAAAIKLAKAVHYRSAGTVEFVFDSDAQRFYFLEVNTRLQVEHGVTEQVWGVDLVRWMVELAAGDLPPLRELSQGLKANGHAIQARLYAEDPGRDFQPSPGLLTAVNFPVADGQHLRIDTWVEAGCEIPPYFDPMIAKVISWAATREAARVDLHQALGDSLLYGVETNRDYLRQILLDAPFASGQPWTRCLESLVYQANTFEVLSAGTQTSVQDYPGRLGYWAVGVPPSGPMDSRALRLGNRLLGNDEGAAALEITMSGPLLRFNCAAVVAVTGAVIPLMLNGEAVPMNTALLIPAGATLNLGTIGGAGARSYLCLRGGVQVPDYLGSKSTFTLGQFGGHAGRALRAGDVLHIRALSDQSTGQNLAIQHVTELPAVRQIRVIYGPHGAPEYFTENYIATFFATQWEVHFNSSRTGVRLIGPKPEWVRADGGEAGLHPSNIHDNPYAIGAVDFTGDMPVILGPDGPSLGGFVCPVTVIEADLWQLGQLKAGDKVQFVPVDLKTARSLALKWDSCGSGLAHEEVDAVPDLAPSRASPLPQGIASPVVLDLGQDDTRLVARLSGDTHLLLEIGVPELDLVLRFRAHALMQALESKHLHGVIDLTPGIRSLQVHYQPEQLSLADLLGIVAGEWDAVCAAKDLQVPSRIVHLPLSWDDPACQLAIEKYMTTVRKDAPWCPSNLEFIRRINDLPNLDEVQRTVFDASYLVMGLGDVYLGAPVATPLDPRHRLVTTKYNPARTWTAENSVGIGGAYMCVYGMEGPGGYQFVGRTLQMWNRYREVAAFDGKPWLLRFFDQIRFYPVSADELLRIRRDFPLGRFDLNIEHSQLNLADYQAFLTKEAPSIAAFRDQQKSAFNAERERWIASGQAHFDSEELAPEVTEDAPLADGQQSIDSHIAGNLWQVQVQAGSQVAAGDVLVILESMKMEIPLLAPMAGVVREIRVQPGSAVRAGQRVVVLELDSSH, encoded by the coding sequence ATGTTTGAAAAAGTCCTCATTGCCAACCGTGGCGCCATTGCCTGTCGCATCTTGCGTACCTTGGCTGAATTGCAGGTCAAGGGCGTTGCCGTTTACTCCGAAGCCGATGCCGCCAGCCTGCACATCCTGCAAGCCTTTGAGTCCCACAGCCTCGGCGAAGGCGCTGCCGCTGGCACTTATCTGGCGGTCGACAAAATCCTCGCCATCGCAAAAGCCACCGGCGCCACCGCGATCCATCCCGGCTACGGTTTTCTCTCGGAAAACGCTGCATTCGCCCAAGCCTGCGAAGCGGCCGACATCGCCTTCATCGGCCCCACACCGGAACAGCTTCGGGTGTTCGGCCTCAAGCACACCGCTCGCGCACTGGCCAAGCAACACGGCGTGCCGATGCTCGAAGGTACCGAGCTGCTCGATAGCCTCGACGCAGCATTGATAGCGGGCGAACAGGTCGGCTACCCGGTGATGCTCAAAAGCACCGCCGGCGGTGGCGGGATCGGTATGCGCGTATGCCGCAGCGCCGGCGAATTGAGCGAATCGTTCGAAGCCGTCAAACGCCTTGGTCAGAACAATTTCAGCGACGCTGGCGTGTTCATCGAGAAGTACATCCAGCGCGCCCGACATCTGGAAGTGCAGGTCTTCGGCGACGGCCAGGGCGAGGTGTTGGCCCTCGGCGTGCGCGACTGCTCAGTGCAGCGACGCAACCAGAAAGTCCTCGAGGAAACCCCGGCACCGAACCTGCCCGAGGGCATGGCCGAGGAACTCTGTGCAGCGGCAATCAAACTGGCCAAAGCGGTGCATTACCGCAGCGCGGGCACTGTGGAATTCGTCTTCGACAGCGATGCCCAGCGTTTCTATTTTCTTGAAGTGAATACCCGTTTGCAGGTGGAGCACGGCGTCACCGAACAAGTGTGGGGCGTGGACCTGGTGCGCTGGATGGTGGAATTGGCGGCCGGTGATTTGCCGCCGCTGCGCGAGTTGAGCCAGGGATTGAAAGCCAACGGTCATGCGATTCAGGCACGACTCTATGCTGAAGATCCGGGTCGGGATTTCCAGCCGAGTCCCGGTCTGCTCACGGCCGTCAATTTCCCCGTTGCCGATGGCCAACACCTGCGTATCGACACTTGGGTCGAGGCCGGTTGCGAGATCCCGCCGTACTTCGATCCGATGATCGCCAAGGTCATCAGCTGGGCAGCGACTCGCGAAGCAGCACGCGTCGATCTGCATCAGGCTCTGGGCGACAGCCTGCTGTATGGGGTGGAAACCAACCGCGATTACCTGCGGCAGATTCTGCTCGATGCGCCCTTTGCCAGCGGTCAGCCGTGGACCCGTTGCCTGGAAAGTCTGGTCTATCAAGCCAACACCTTTGAAGTGCTCAGCGCCGGCACGCAGACCAGTGTTCAGGACTATCCGGGCCGCCTCGGTTACTGGGCGGTGGGCGTGCCGCCGTCGGGGCCGATGGACAGTCGGGCACTGCGTCTGGGCAATCGCTTGCTGGGTAACGATGAAGGTGCGGCGGCGCTGGAAATCACTATGAGTGGGCCGCTGCTGCGCTTCAATTGTGCTGCGGTGGTGGCCGTTACGGGTGCGGTGATTCCGTTGATGCTGAATGGTGAAGCGGTGCCGATGAACACCGCACTGTTGATTCCCGCCGGTGCCACTTTGAACCTCGGCACCATTGGCGGTGCAGGTGCGCGCAGCTATCTGTGCCTGCGCGGCGGCGTGCAAGTGCCGGATTATCTGGGTAGCAAAAGTACCTTCACCCTCGGCCAGTTTGGTGGCCATGCCGGTCGTGCACTGCGCGCTGGGGACGTATTGCACATTCGAGCCTTGAGCGACCAGAGCACCGGGCAAAACCTGGCGATCCAGCACGTTACCGAGTTGCCCGCCGTGCGGCAGATTCGGGTGATTTACGGCCCTCACGGTGCCCCGGAATATTTTACCGAAAACTACATCGCCACCTTCTTCGCCACGCAGTGGGAAGTGCACTTCAACTCCAGCCGAACCGGTGTGCGGTTGATTGGGCCGAAGCCTGAATGGGTGCGGGCCGACGGTGGTGAAGCCGGATTGCATCCGTCGAATATTCATGACAATCCGTACGCGATTGGCGCGGTGGATTTCACTGGTGACATGCCAGTGATTCTGGGGCCGGATGGTCCGAGCTTGGGCGGGTTTGTTTGCCCGGTAACGGTGATCGAGGCGGACCTTTGGCAGCTGGGGCAGCTCAAGGCTGGGGACAAGGTGCAGTTCGTCCCGGTCGATCTCAAAACCGCCCGCTCTCTCGCCTTGAAATGGGATTCCTGTGGGAGCGGGCTTGCTCACGAAGAAGTTGATGCGGTGCCTGATCTGGCCCCTTCGCGAGCAAGCCCGCTCCCGCAGGGAATTGCGTCGCCTGTGGTGTTGGATTTGGGTCAGGACGACACGAGACTGGTTGCAAGGTTATCGGGCGACACGCATTTGTTATTGGAAATCGGTGTCCCCGAACTGGACCTGGTCCTGCGCTTTCGCGCTCATGCGTTGATGCAGGCATTGGAAAGCAAACACCTGCACGGCGTGATCGACCTGACGCCGGGCATCCGCTCACTGCAAGTGCACTACCAACCCGAACAACTGTCGCTGGCCGATCTGCTGGGTATTGTCGCCGGTGAATGGGACGCCGTGTGCGCCGCCAAGGACCTGCAAGTGCCCTCGCGCATCGTCCATCTGCCACTCTCCTGGGACGACCCGGCCTGCCAGTTGGCGATCGAGAAATACATGACCACCGTGCGTAAAGACGCGCCCTGGTGCCCGAGCAATCTGGAATTCATCCGCCGCATCAACGACCTGCCGAACCTCGACGAAGTGCAGCGCACCGTGTTCGACGCCAGCTATCTGGTCATGGGCCTGGGCGACGTCTACCTCGGCGCACCGGTCGCCACCCCGCTCGATCCTCGGCATCGCCTGGTGACGACCAAGTACAACCCGGCCCGCACCTGGACCGCGGAAAACTCGGTAGGCATCGGCGGCGCCTATATGTGCGTGTACGGCATGGAAGGCCCCGGTGGTTATCAGTTCGTCGGTCGCACGCTGCAGATGTGGAATCGCTACCGCGAAGTCGCCGCGTTCGACGGCAAGCCGTGGCTGCTGCGCTTCTTCGACCAGATCCGGTTCTACCCGGTGAGCGCCGATGAACTGCTGCGCATTCGTCGGGATTTCCCCCTTGGGCGCTTTGATCTGAACATCGAACACAGTCAGCTGAATCTGGCGGATTACCAGGCGTTTTTGACGAAAGAAGCCCCGAGCATCGCGGCCTTTCGGGACCAGCAAAAAAGCGCGTTCAACGCCGAACGCGAACGCTGGATCGCGAGCGGCCAAGCGCATTTCGACAGCGAAGAACTGGCCCCGGAAGTAACCGAAGATGCACCGTTAGCCGACGGTCAGCAGAGCATCGACAGCCACATCGCCGGCAACCTCTGGCAGGTTCAAGTGCAGGCTGGCAGCCAGGTCGCGGCGGGGGATGTGCTGGTGATTCTGGAGTCGATGAAGATGGAAATCCCGCTGCTCGCGCCCATGGCGGGCGTGGTGCGCGAGATTCGCGTGCAACCGGGTTCGGCGGTGCGCGCCGGGCAGCGTGTGGTGGTGCTGGAACTCGATTCAAGCCATTAA
- a CDS encoding ABC transporter ATP-binding protein, producing the protein MSFITVKNVWQQYADQVVLEGLNLNVNEGEFCTLVGASGCGKSTFLRLLLGQERASRGEILLDGQTLASEPDASRGVVFQRYSVFPHLSVLDNVALGLELPRSPLLGRLFGSAKREAREQASVLLHKVGLGHSLDKYPAQLSGGMQQRLAIAQALIMKPRVLLLDEPFGALDPGIRKDMHGLLLELWRETQLTVFMVTHDLSEGFSLGTRLLVFDKVRIDPHAPGAYGARITYDIPLNSDRRANRAAVDALPAQLAGSLRIA; encoded by the coding sequence ATGAGCTTCATCACAGTAAAAAACGTCTGGCAGCAATACGCCGATCAGGTGGTGCTCGAAGGTTTGAACCTGAACGTCAACGAGGGCGAATTCTGCACCTTGGTGGGTGCGTCAGGTTGCGGAAAATCGACTTTCCTGCGGCTACTGCTGGGCCAGGAACGGGCCAGTCGCGGCGAGATTCTGTTGGACGGCCAGACCCTGGCCAGCGAACCGGATGCCAGCCGTGGCGTGGTATTTCAGCGCTACTCGGTGTTCCCGCATCTGAGCGTGCTGGACAACGTTGCCCTCGGCCTCGAACTGCCGCGCTCGCCCCTGCTGGGACGGTTGTTCGGCAGCGCCAAACGCGAGGCGCGGGAACAGGCTTCGGTACTGCTGCACAAAGTCGGCCTCGGTCACTCGCTGGACAAGTACCCGGCGCAGCTGTCCGGCGGTATGCAACAACGGCTGGCGATCGCCCAAGCGTTGATCATGAAGCCGCGCGTTCTGCTGCTCGACGAACCCTTCGGCGCGCTCGATCCGGGCATCCGCAAAGACATGCACGGCTTGCTGCTGGAACTGTGGCGCGAGACGCAGCTGACGGTGTTCATGGTCACCCATGACCTCTCCGAAGGTTTCAGCCTCGGCACCCGTTTGCTGGTGTTCGACAAGGTCCGCATCGACCCGCACGCCCCCGGAGCCTATGGCGCACGCATCACCTACGACATCCCTTTGAACAGCGACCGCCGCGCCAATCGAGCCGCCGTCGACGCCCTGCCGGCTCAGTTGGCAGGTTCGCTTCGCATCGCTTAG
- a CDS encoding urea amidolyase associated protein UAAP2, whose product MSLTIATAAVTTNRQPETAIYRATIPAGEPWLMEVKAGQTLRILDLEGNQAVDTLFYSLANPKERYDVQRTLRRQNSVYLSTGSVLYSNLGKPMLSIVADTCGRHDTLGGACAQESNTVRYALEKRYMHSCRDNYLRACVHDGRLGKGDIGPNINFFMNVPVTADGGLTFEDGISAPGKYVDLRAEMDVIVLISNCPQLNNPCNAYNPRPAELLVWN is encoded by the coding sequence ATGTCACTCACTATCGCCACCGCTGCCGTTACTACAAACAGGCAGCCCGAAACCGCGATCTACCGCGCCACCATCCCCGCCGGCGAACCCTGGCTGATGGAGGTCAAGGCCGGCCAAACCTTGCGCATCCTCGACCTGGAAGGTAATCAGGCCGTCGACACCTTGTTCTACAGCCTCGCCAATCCCAAAGAACGCTATGACGTACAGCGCACATTGCGTCGGCAGAACAGCGTCTACCTGAGCACCGGCAGCGTGCTCTATTCCAACCTCGGCAAACCGATGCTGAGCATCGTCGCCGACACTTGCGGGCGTCACGACACCCTCGGCGGTGCCTGCGCCCAAGAGAGCAACACCGTGCGTTATGCGCTGGAGAAACGCTACATGCACAGCTGCCGCGACAACTACCTGCGCGCCTGTGTCCACGATGGTCGACTGGGCAAGGGAGACATCGGTCCGAACATCAACTTCTTCATGAATGTGCCGGTGACGGCCGACGGTGGCCTGACCTTCGAAGACGGGATTTCGGCGCCGGGCAAATACGTCGACCTACGGGCCGAGATGGACGTGATCGTGCTGATCTCCAACTGCCCGCAACTGAACAACCCATGCAACGCCTACAACCCGAGGCCTGCGGAGCTGCTGGTATGGAACTGA
- a CDS encoding urea amidolyase associated protein UAAP1, which yields MTDSTQLFTPFAEEMLPGGGHRSFVLKRGQLLRLTDLRGGANVSLTLLNAHEKTERLNLPDSLKCQHTAKLTTGHCLYSDMGRVLAAITADTCGWSDSLGGVLCAEEVAEKYGAGRYQELRNGFFRNGTDNLLVELGKWGLGLSDLLMTLNLFSRVNVDEAGHFHFVEGHSKAGDYIELYAPMDTLVVLTALQHPMDPAPEYAPKPLKLSWMNADASVAEHCRTSRPENERGFINTERLFA from the coding sequence ATGACTGATTCGACCCAACTGTTTACGCCCTTCGCCGAAGAAATGCTCCCCGGTGGCGGCCATCGTTCTTTCGTTCTGAAACGCGGCCAACTCCTGCGCCTGACCGACCTGCGCGGCGGTGCCAACGTCAGCCTGACGCTGCTCAACGCCCATGAAAAAACCGAACGCCTGAACCTGCCCGACAGCCTCAAATGCCAACACACCGCCAAGCTCACCACCGGCCATTGCCTGTACTCGGACATGGGCCGGGTGTTGGCCGCCATCACTGCCGACACGTGCGGCTGGAGCGACAGCCTTGGCGGCGTGCTGTGCGCTGAAGAGGTTGCGGAAAAATACGGCGCGGGCCGCTATCAGGAACTGCGCAACGGTTTCTTCCGCAACGGCACCGACAACCTGTTGGTGGAACTGGGCAAGTGGGGTTTGGGCCTCTCCGATCTGTTGATGACCCTCAACCTGTTCAGCCGTGTGAACGTCGATGAGGCCGGGCATTTCCACTTCGTCGAAGGCCATTCCAAGGCCGGTGATTACATCGAGTTGTACGCGCCGATGGACACCCTGGTGGTGCTCACCGCGCTGCAACATCCGATGGACCCGGCGCCTGAGTACGCACCCAAACCGCTGAAGCTCAGCTGGATGAACGCCGATGCGAGTGTCGCCGAACACTGCCGCACCTCGCGCCCGGAAAACGAGCGCGGCTTCATCAACACCGAGCGTCTGTTCGCCTGA